One window of Sphingobacteriales bacterium genomic DNA carries:
- a CDS encoding gliding motility-associated C-terminal domain-containing protein: MNKIFELVFLFLSLPLYLLNAQEICNNGFDDDGNSYTDCYDVNCAVTEQCWQYYTGTIEYTCEPITPIEFSIEPGWQSSITVADLNIVLAADIDANGSTELFVQGKRGNDVLMYWLNPVNGSVSSSFTFPDYWDGQGTPAIGDIDSDGLGEIILSNRISGNDATVYAFEHDGTIKWVSVIDNGTSNQPNEWQLADFNQDGIVEAYSRFTILNAQTGDILTQLPGSYDDRLSIAADILPDSFCSACSGLELVVANKVYAVDFNSTGLILQLTSSSGGKGFTSVADWDLDGDLDIIVADWTGIYRLYVWDGQTSEVMFTFFGIDLTNASRPAIANLDSDPEPELIIKTKENILCLDNDLGIIWQVPIQENGGGCGTSATLFDFNGDGIFEVVSRDETQFAVYSALNGALLYSLPCFSATALEIPVIADIDGDGEAEIVTICGNGIFGTSGYDINQGRVYMFQSAASPWQPCRPIWNQQGYFNVNINNDLSVPIQQQPHHLQFPPGSGKYPFNTFLAQYSPPSETIVDAGLTNVSATIVSICSAGTIVYEVCNTGSSNLPGGTPVAIYNANPTSNPASVLLGVQTIPVELASGNCHVLQFNAVNADSIFIFVNFNGTLPPPFTLSELIPVGMDVPECDIENNLTGGSIPDLPEIVINSFCQDGISYGLLQVENNIGFTNYLWTDGQQSATIQVTQSGTYCVIATDSVGCTTFICADYTQLLPPSPQIYGDTLIVEGDTGQLGVLDTYPAYLWSTGSTTPSITVSTSGTYFVTVTDLNGCTAAQSVNVTVVGEEPDDDLPVDTLYTCRFIIPNAFTPNQDGVNDVFSAFTNCQASGFALFVYNRWGNKVFESSDLSDFWDGTYQNSDAPIGVYAYYGHIEFTDGNRQEFQGNVTLIR; this comes from the coding sequence ATGAATAAAATTTTTGAGTTGGTTTTTCTCTTTTTGTCCTTACCGTTGTATTTACTGAATGCTCAGGAAATATGCAACAACGGATTTGACGATGATGGTAACAGTTATACTGATTGTTATGATGTTAACTGTGCAGTTACAGAACAATGTTGGCAATATTATACCGGCACCATAGAATATACTTGTGAACCAATCACTCCTATTGAGTTCAGTATAGAACCCGGATGGCAATCGTCAATAACGGTTGCCGATTTGAATATTGTTTTAGCCGCCGACATAGATGCAAACGGCAGCACCGAACTTTTTGTGCAAGGAAAAAGGGGCAATGATGTTTTGATGTATTGGTTAAACCCGGTAAATGGTTCTGTCAGTTCGTCTTTTACTTTTCCTGATTACTGGGATGGGCAGGGTACTCCGGCAATAGGGGATATAGATAGTGATGGCTTGGGTGAAATAATACTCTCTAATCGAATATCTGGTAATGATGCAACCGTTTATGCATTTGAACATGACGGAACGATAAAGTGGGTATCCGTCATTGATAATGGCACATCAAACCAACCCAACGAATGGCAGCTTGCTGACTTTAATCAGGATGGTATAGTAGAAGCCTATTCGCGATTTACCATTCTTAATGCTCAAACAGGAGATATTTTAACACAATTACCTGGTAGTTACGATGACCGTCTTTCGATAGCCGCAGATATCTTGCCCGATAGCTTTTGTTCCGCTTGTAGCGGGTTGGAACTTGTGGTTGCAAACAAAGTATATGCTGTTGATTTTAACAGTACCGGGCTAATCCTTCAATTGACTTCATCTTCAGGCGGTAAGGGATTTACCTCTGTTGCCGATTGGGATTTAGATGGTGATTTAGATATTATTGTAGCAGATTGGACAGGTATATACCGATTGTATGTCTGGGATGGTCAAACATCGGAGGTAATGTTTACTTTTTTCGGAATTGATCTTACTAATGCTTCTCGTCCGGCAATTGCAAATTTAGACAGCGATCCGGAACCGGAACTTATTATTAAAACCAAAGAAAACATACTCTGTCTTGATAATGATTTGGGCATTATTTGGCAGGTGCCTATTCAGGAAAATGGCGGCGGTTGTGGTACTTCGGCTACATTATTTGATTTTAACGGAGATGGGATCTTTGAAGTTGTAAGCAGGGACGAAACTCAATTTGCAGTTTATTCTGCACTTAACGGTGCTTTGCTATATAGCCTTCCCTGTTTTTCGGCCACAGCTCTTGAAATACCGGTTATAGCCGATATTGACGGAGATGGTGAAGCAGAAATTGTTACAATTTGTGGGAATGGGATATTTGGAACTTCCGGCTACGATATTAACCAAGGCCGCGTTTACATGTTCCAGTCCGCCGCCTCACCCTGGCAACCGTGTCGGCCGATTTGGAACCAACAGGGATATTTTAACGTCAATATCAACAACGATTTAAGTGTGCCTATCCAACAACAACCGCATCATTTGCAGTTTCCGCCGGGAAGCGGCAAATATCCCTTTAACACCTTTTTGGCTCAATACAGCCCACCTTCGGAAACAATTGTTGATGCAGGATTAACCAATGTTTCTGCAACGATTGTAAGTATATGCTCCGCCGGTACGATTGTCTATGAAGTTTGTAATACAGGCTCTTCCAATTTGCCCGGGGGCACACCGGTTGCTATCTATAATGCTAATCCTACCTCCAATCCTGCTTCTGTCTTATTAGGGGTTCAAACCATACCGGTCGAACTGGCTTCCGGAAATTGCCATGTCTTACAATTCAACGCCGTAAACGCAGACAGTATTTTTATTTTTGTTAACTTTAACGGAACACTTCCACCGCCCTTTACCCTATCCGAACTAATTCCTGTTGGAATGGATGTGCCGGAGTGTGATATTGAAAACAACCTAACAGGTGGTTCAATACCGGATTTACCCGAAATAGTGATCAATTCATTCTGTCAAGACGGCATCTCTTACGGTTTGCTTCAGGTGGAAAATAATATCGGGTTCACTAACTATCTATGGACAGATGGTCAACAATCAGCAACCATTCAGGTAACTCAATCCGGCACTTATTGTGTAATCGCAACCGATTCTGTTGGATGTACTACATTTATTTGTGCCGACTATACTCAGTTGCTCCCACCTTCTCCGCAGATTTACGGCGATACGCTGATAGTTGAGGGGGATACCGGACAATTGGGAGTACTTGATACCTATCCCGCTTATTTATGGTCAACCGGTTCAACCACCCCATCTATTACCGTTTCAACCTCAGGCACCTATTTTGTAACTGTAACAGATCTAAACGGATGCACGGCAGCACAATCAGTCAATGTAACTGTTGTCGGAGAAGAACCGGATGATGACCTTCCGGTTGATACGCTTTATACCTGCCGTTTTATCATCCCAAATGCTTTTACGCCCAATCAGGACGGAGTGAACGACGTGTTTTCGGCTTTTACCAACTGTCAGGCAAGCGGGTTCGCTTTATTTGTCTATAACCGGTGGGGGAACAAGGTGTTTGAAAGCAGCGATTTGTCTGATTTTTGGGATGGCACTTACCAAAATTCAGATGCACCAATAGGGGTATATGCCTACTATGGTCATATTGAGTTTACAGACGGTAACCGTCAGGAGTTTCAGGGAAATGTTACCCTGATCAGGTGA
- a CDS encoding phosphatidylserine decarboxylase family protein — protein MKKFNVHKEGYKILLVTGTFLLLLNALVYYVIQAHSAFTISIGILSVIVYGFMLYFFRNPKVILNFLDNRSIVAPADGKIVAIEEVDEKEYFNDRRIQVSIFMSPTNVHVNRSPISGLVKYTKYHPGNYLVAWHPKSSELNERFTSVIECPQSEFEILVRQIAGKVARKISNYLDEGEETVQGGEFGFIKFGSRVDVFLPLNAQIQVSMKQKVKGGQTILAILPDEDEQED, from the coding sequence ATGAAAAAATTCAATGTACATAAAGAAGGTTATAAAATTTTACTTGTAACCGGCACTTTTCTGCTTTTGTTGAATGCGTTGGTTTATTATGTTATTCAGGCGCATTCTGCTTTTACCATTTCTATTGGAATTTTATCGGTAATTGTTTATGGGTTTATGCTTTACTTTTTCCGCAACCCAAAAGTAATACTCAATTTCCTGGACAACCGCAGTATTGTTGCCCCTGCCGATGGTAAAATTGTGGCAATTGAAGAGGTGGACGAAAAAGAATATTTTAATGACCGCCGAATTCAGGTATCCATTTTTATGTCACCAACCAATGTTCACGTCAACCGTAGCCCTATCAGCGGATTGGTTAAATATACCAAATACCATCCGGGCAACTATTTGGTTGCCTGGCATCCCAAATCGTCAGAACTGAACGAGAGATTTACCAGTGTCATAGAATGCCCTCAAAGCGAGTTTGAAATTTTGGTACGTCAGATTGCCGGTAAAGTAGCCCGTAAAATTTCCAACTATCTCGACGAGGGTGAGGAAACCGTTCAGGGTGGCGAGTTTGGATTTATCAAGTTTGGGTCACGGGTTGATGTGTTTTTACCCCTCAATGCTCAGATACAGGTGAGTATGAAACAAAAGGTAAAAGGCGGACAAACCATTCTGGCAATATTGCCGGATGAAGATGAACAGGAAGATTAA